Proteins encoded within one genomic window of Nomia melanderi isolate GNS246 chromosome 8, iyNomMela1, whole genome shotgun sequence:
- the LOC143174823 gene encoding uncharacterized protein LOC143174823 isoform X2, which translates to MSEEPKVESDVQHVSMTRHLILEDDMKEYWGFYLLRGSSVTVSTCVRWPGASLTIIRGHKHLHECAFIGDDSSEELEELLEVAKENGLFLVNKTNEDKSPSNEPNKMKRVHQGIQFHHKDQALLLNNSRHAANPTAHHYNSNELDAKAMRAILTELFVKTLDTKKKQKESPHHHYEGTFVEEANIDKPPIQYSSDSILRAMADKSVEQKTTELLDKLSGKRSEIVQNQKAKSVKSERINEERGELKQNDGQRLIGEVVDELPRTPAKEATSGEVFRDVLDKISSLGLRGKKILRRLMDEIEKRPESEKLRRVVGETMNDRDLSEAEKQRRRRDLILSSPLHKELTEEDEDADVAVEEGMLHPDGIAEDRGTVNETMLNDRSNSEFWSSFSSSEERLLECDGLILNLPLTPHRHCTPKHENEHTAVSFANTVTYRVPVNGYYFFVFNSENEIQPNYVRVNFDLLKTVYNISNPVHECKNSTSECSLPFKMFSNERTVLELPLSGNDSQWNEEYVVVSTCEPRTSIYLFCIILVPLLILVFAFH; encoded by the exons ATGAGCGAGGAACCGAAAGTGGAGAGCGATGTGCAACACGTCTCAATGACCAGACATCTGATCCTGGAGGACGACATGAAGGAGTACTGGGGGTTCTATCTTCTCCGCGGCAGCAGCGTCACTGTCTCCACCTGTGTCAG ATGGCCTGGTGCTTCACTAACGATAATTCGCGGGCACAAACATCTTCACGAATGTGCTTTTATCGGCGACGACAGTAGCGAGGAATTAGAGGAACTTCTGGAAGTCGCCAAAGAGAACGGACTATTCTTAGTCAATAAAACGAACGAG GACAAAAGTCCAAGCAACGAGCCCAACAAAATGAAGAGAGTCCATCAGGGTATCCAGTTCCACCACAAGGACCAGGCTCTCCTTCTCAACAACTCGAGACACGCAGCGAACCCCACAGCGCACCACTACAACAGTAATGAGCTAGATGCGAAAGCGATGAGAGCAATCCTGACTGAGCTGTTCGTGAAAACCCTGGACACCAAAAAGAAGCAGAAGGAGAGCCCTCATCATCATTATGAGGGCACGTTCGTGGAGGAAGCGAACATCGATAAGCCGCCTATTCAATATTCCTCCGATTCGATTCTGCGAGCAATGGCGGACAAAAGCGTGGAACAAAAGACGACGGAACTGCTCGACAAGCTTTCGGGTAAACGAAGCGAGATTGTTCAGAATCAGAAAGCGAAAAGTGTAAAATCGGAGCGAATAAACGAAGAGCGTGgtgaattaaaacaaaatgaCGGCCAGCGGTTAATCGGAGAAGTGGTCGACGAGTTGCCAAGGACACCAGCGAAAGAAGCAACGTCTGGTGAAGTGTTTCGGGATGTTTTGGATAAAATCAGCTCGTTGGGTTTGCGCGGGAAAAAAATACTTAGGAGGCTCATGGATGAAATTGAGAAGCGTCCTGAAAGCGAGAAGTTGCGACGGGTGGTTGGCGAGACAATGAACGATCGGGATCTCTCCGAGGCCGAGAAACAGAGGAGACGAAGGGATTTGATCTTGTCATCGCCTCTTCACAAGGAACTGACCGAGGAGGATGAAGATGCCGATGTCGCTGTCGAAGAG GGTATGTTGCACCCAGATGGCATTGCCGAGGACAGAGGTACCGTGAATGAGACGATGCTGAACGACAGAAGCAACTCCGAGTTCTGGAGCTCGTTTAGCAGCTCCGAGGAACGATTGCTGGAGTGCGATGGGTTGATACTGAATCTACCCTTAACGCCGCACCGTCATTGCACACCGAAACATGAGAATGAGCACACTGCGGTTTCTTTCGCGAACACTGTTACATACAG AGTCCCCGTAAACGGTTACTATTTTTTCGTCTTCAACTCCGAGAACGAGATCCAGCCGAACTACGTGCGGGTGAACTTCGATCTTCTGAAGACCGTTTATAATATCTCGAATCCGGTCCATGAGTGCAAGAACAGCACGTCCGAGTGTTCGTTGCCGTTCAAGATGTTCAGCAATGAGAGAACGGTTCTAGAGCTACCGTTGAGCGGTAACGATTCCCAATGGAACGAGGAGTACGTGGTGGTGTCCACGTGCGAGCCGAGGACTTCGATTTATCTGTTCTGCATTATTTTGGTGCCTCTGCTCATCCTCGTGTTTGCTTTTCATTGA
- the LOC116426548 gene encoding ADP-ribosylarginine hydrolase CG2909 isoform X1, whose translation MSVFACCIRRNHRRMEDARQQALLKEAPEISWENTLGAPNGVPFDEDTKELLRKCLEVSAPTPTTLAQIIKRSEAFPINFPIKTTRCSTLRDRGIATDILEMNANSVYPLIHEAMLPLLARWLKHKQLYGSAIERAVYKDMGLIQFIHRLLEKRAVHFYGPDDRWKLIDGKTGVDGWENVGTDHEKEPLVLTKCLSYDEIKLSAMLAMSSHTEFINDGSRENRGVVSTDPDSIQPRGVIIGVVGTRFERQRVMDYQDILITPLQNTVDNGYGPPNSGNSEEQRGLRALWAKFYGEDYHPLYDEAVKRVKSKDNKRYLSLSSQTIFDVENYMKRTLVTVEIILLEANTRAEKQNTTAFIHIIGFGLGVWSIMQDQEIYFLKTFEIAIKKMNKKLRYVSDIMFAYFTQQKCGDIGNGDYLGDIKIHFALREPHARLFRATDANKLLVVTYAWDGNALPGNEFWSGFLSSSGDPAAACSSQVAELHTSRINPRACGASLHVASAEHGILHISDYAKLHLT comes from the exons ATGTCGGTGTTCGCCTGTTGCATCCGTCGG AATCATCGACGAATGGAGGACGCTAGGCAGCAAGCGTTGCTGAAGGAGGCGCCGGAGATATCCTGGGAGAACACGTTGGGAGCGCCCAACGGCGTGCCTTTTGATGAGGACACGAAGGAACTGCTGAGGAAATGCCTGGAGGTCTCTGCACCGACGCCCACGACCCTGGCACAGATCATCAAGCGAAGCGAGGCCTTCCCTATAAATTTCCCAATTAAAACGACTAGGTGCTCTACTTTGAGGGACAGAGGAATTGCCACAGATATACTCGAG ATGAACGCGAACTCGGTTTATCCGTTGATACACGAGGCGATGCTGCCATTGCTCGCGCGATGGCTGAAGCACAAACAATTGTACGGGAGCGCCATAGAAAGGGCGGTGTACAAGGATATGGGATTGATACAGTTTATTCACCGTTTATTGGAGAAGCGAGCGGTGCACTTCTATGGACCCGACGATCGATGGAAACTCATCGATGGAAAGACTGGAGTCGATGGATGGGAAAACGTTGGTACCGACCACGAAAAGGAACCCTTG GTCCTGACGAAATGCTTGTCCTACGACGAGATCAAGTTGTCCGCGATGTTAGCGATGTCCTCTCACACCGAATTCATAAACGACGGCTCGCGAGAGAACAGAGGCGTCGTGAGTACCGATCCAGACTCCATTCAGCCGCGAGGAGTCATTATAGGTGTCGTGGGAACAAG ATTCGAACGACAACGCGTCATGGACTACCAAGACATTCTTATTACACCTTTACAAAACACCGTGGATAACGG TTATGGACCTCCCAACTCCGGCAATTCAGAGGAGCAACGAGGATTGCGTGCGTTATGGGCAAAATTTTACGGTGAAGATTACCACCCGCTTTATGACGAAGCCGTGAAGCGTGTGAAGTCGAAGGATAATAAGAGATATCTCTCGCTGTCTAGTCAGACTATCTTCGACGTCGAGAACTACATGAAAAGGACCCTTGTGACCGTGGAGATTATTCTACTCGAAGCGAACACACGCGCCGAAAAACAGAATACGACTGCCTTCATACATATTATAGGATTTGGTCTCG GTGTTTGGAGTATAATGCAGGACCAAGAAATATACTTCCTGAAAACCTTCGAAATCGCGATCAAGAAGATGAACAAAAAGCTGAGATATGTCTCGGACATAATGTTCGCGTATTTCACCCAACAGAAATGCGGCGACATTGGGAACGGCGACTATCTCGGAG ATATAAAGATACATTTCGCTCTTAGGGAGCCGCACGCCCGGTTATTCAGAGCAACGGACGCGAACAAGCTTCTAGTGGTGACGTACGCGTGGGATGGTAACGCGCTGCCAG GGAACGAATTCTGGAGCGGATTCCTTTCGTCGAGCGGTGACCCTGCCGCGGCGTGCAGCAGCCAAGTGGCTGAGCTGCACACATCCAGAATTAATCCCCGAGCTTGCGGCGCCAGCTTGCACGTGGCCTCCGCTGAACATGGTATTTTACACATATCGGATTACGCGAAACTACACCTCACTTAG
- the LOC116426484 gene encoding uncharacterized protein LOC116426484 — protein MFTLQLRNDKNKTILVILERAGPLGTTGQRRPSRSPRSQRSRSADVDCLKKYTERRVEERRHTDIVDTSKLDPSRWIPLTKNMSRSTPTTSKKSPQSARDDEKRRSVTVDIEEAFNDILKPTVPTPKKLTPTKEEDATKGAEEKEDASTSTTATTTPGNRTATGRSHSAADVVHHAKNEKLVEERRHTEADPRMIATRWLPQINTSRFRYDATSPLARISSSEITKYAAARWLTFVKNPSPSPLPRMNPERKSSTSSAADAQRIDVKITSPKWEPMRKFSSVPTTKVDGDAAQEKDEAGSNRDSPSKKLSPDSAEQTNRLKQRMQDLYDFKTENEWPKRTLHARRENIWISKSSSEEDKSNQPVRRNSQDLEFNDRVKVIKLKDTKVQSDFQKPEESSPKKQESEKKGSEVFNSEYEERLKKFNERLRYSEDLGTAKPKLKERRTYSDDHEEKVRRTRSARTSRSDSTQDGRQPVLQKRNSDASTKSRGSYAEVSPVKRDSRTSDASYVSISAKRASVDCKSTQKMVELPPRRAFSQTEERPATPVPPVEWNDDRYAAARSKVLLERQKRDSTRYKVYLT, from the exons ATGTTTACTTTGCAACtgagaaatgataaaaataaaacaattctcgTAATTCTG GAGCGGGCTGGCCCGTTGGGCACCACTGGTCAGCGAAGACCCTCACGATCTCCTCGTAGTCAGAGGAGCCGTAGCGCGGACGTTGATTGTCTGAAAAAGTACACGGAAAGACGAGTGGAAGAAAGGAGGCATACAGACATCGTGGACACCAGCAAGCTGGACCCGTCTAGGTGGATACCGTTGACGAAGAACATGAGTCGAAGCACGCCAACGACGTCGAAGAAATCACCGCAGTCCGCCAGAGACGACGAGAAGCGTCGTTCGGTGACGGTGGACATCGAGGAGGCGTTCAACGACATTTTGAAGCCCACCGTGCCCACTCCAAAGAAACTGACACCGACGAAGGAGGAAGATGCGACGAAGGGCGCCGAAGAGAAAGAGGACGCGTCAAcgtcgacgacggcgacgacgacccCTGGAAACAGAACGGCGACCGGCAGGAGCCATAGCGCCGCGGACGTCGTCCATCATGCAAAGAACGAAAAACTCGTCGAGGAACGAAGGCATACGGAGGCAGACCCCCGAATGATCGCGACGAG GTGGCTACCGCAAATTAACACCTCAAGGTTCCGCTACGACGCTACGTCACCACTCGCCAGGATCAGCAGCAGCGAGATCACGAAATACGCGGCTGCCAGGTGGTTGACGTTCGTCAAGAATCCGTCCCCGTCCCCGTTACCTCGTATGAACCCAGAAAGAAAGTCATCGACGTCGTCGGCGGCGGACGCGCAGCGGATCGACGTTAAAATCACATCGCCCAAGTGGGAGCCGATGAGAAAGTTCTCGTCGGTGCCGACGACTAAGGTCGACGGGGATGCTGCGCAGGAGAAAG ATGAAGCAGGATCTAATCGAGATTCACCGTCGAAGAAGCTATCCCCTGACTCGGCCGAGCAAACGAACAGACTAAAGCAACGTATGCAAGATCTGTATGATTTCAAAACAGAGAATGAATGGCCGAAGAGAACGTTGCATGCTCGCCGTGAAAACATATGGATCAGCAAGAGTAGCAGCGAGGAAGATAAATCTAATCAGCCTGTGCGCAGGAATAGTCAAGATTTGGAGTTCAACGACAGAGTAAAAGTGATCAAG TTAAAGGACACGAAGGTGCAATCGGATTTCCAAAAACCAGAGGAGTCTTCGCCGAAGAAGCAGGAAAGCGAGAAGAAAGGCAGCGAAGTCTTCAACAGCGAGTACGAAGAACGTCTAAAGAAGTTCAATGAGAGACTAAGGTATAGCGAAGATCTAGGTACAGCGAAACCAAAGCTAAAGGAGAGGAGGACGTACTCCGACGACCACGAAGAGAAGGTCCGTCGAACCCGGTCAGCGAGAACCTCGCGTTCGGACAGCACGCAAGATGGCCGCCAGCCTGTCTTACAAAAAAGGAACTCGGATGCTAGCACCAAGTCCAGAGGAAGCTATGCTGAAGTGAGCCCCGTGAAAAGGGATTCGCGTACAAGCGACGCGAGTTACGTGAGTATCAGTGCAAAAAGGGCTAGCGTCGATTGCAAAAGTACACAGAAAATGGTGGAACTTCCGCCAAGAAGAGCTTTCAGCCAAACGGAAGAAAGGCCAGCAACGCCGGTGCCACCAGTCGAATGGAACGATGATCGTTATGCTGCGGCTCGTTCAAAAGTGCTCTTGGAACGCCAGAAAAGGGACAGTACGAGATACAAAGTGTACCTGACGTAA
- the LOC116426548 gene encoding ADP-ribosylarginine hydrolase CG3568 isoform X2: MEDARQQALLKEAPEISWENTLGAPNGVPFDEDTKELLRKCLEVSAPTPTTLAQIIKRSEAFPINFPIKTTRCSTLRDRGIATDILEMNANSVYPLIHEAMLPLLARWLKHKQLYGSAIERAVYKDMGLIQFIHRLLEKRAVHFYGPDDRWKLIDGKTGVDGWENVGTDHEKEPLVLTKCLSYDEIKLSAMLAMSSHTEFINDGSRENRGVVSTDPDSIQPRGVIIGVVGTRFERQRVMDYQDILITPLQNTVDNGYGPPNSGNSEEQRGLRALWAKFYGEDYHPLYDEAVKRVKSKDNKRYLSLSSQTIFDVENYMKRTLVTVEIILLEANTRAEKQNTTAFIHIIGFGLGVWSIMQDQEIYFLKTFEIAIKKMNKKLRYVSDIMFAYFTQQKCGDIGNGDYLGDIKIHFALREPHARLFRATDANKLLVVTYAWDGNALPGNEFWSGFLSSSGDPAAACSSQVAELHTSRINPRACGASLHVASAEHGILHISDYAKLHLT, encoded by the exons ATGGAGGACGCTAGGCAGCAAGCGTTGCTGAAGGAGGCGCCGGAGATATCCTGGGAGAACACGTTGGGAGCGCCCAACGGCGTGCCTTTTGATGAGGACACGAAGGAACTGCTGAGGAAATGCCTGGAGGTCTCTGCACCGACGCCCACGACCCTGGCACAGATCATCAAGCGAAGCGAGGCCTTCCCTATAAATTTCCCAATTAAAACGACTAGGTGCTCTACTTTGAGGGACAGAGGAATTGCCACAGATATACTCGAG ATGAACGCGAACTCGGTTTATCCGTTGATACACGAGGCGATGCTGCCATTGCTCGCGCGATGGCTGAAGCACAAACAATTGTACGGGAGCGCCATAGAAAGGGCGGTGTACAAGGATATGGGATTGATACAGTTTATTCACCGTTTATTGGAGAAGCGAGCGGTGCACTTCTATGGACCCGACGATCGATGGAAACTCATCGATGGAAAGACTGGAGTCGATGGATGGGAAAACGTTGGTACCGACCACGAAAAGGAACCCTTG GTCCTGACGAAATGCTTGTCCTACGACGAGATCAAGTTGTCCGCGATGTTAGCGATGTCCTCTCACACCGAATTCATAAACGACGGCTCGCGAGAGAACAGAGGCGTCGTGAGTACCGATCCAGACTCCATTCAGCCGCGAGGAGTCATTATAGGTGTCGTGGGAACAAG ATTCGAACGACAACGCGTCATGGACTACCAAGACATTCTTATTACACCTTTACAAAACACCGTGGATAACGG TTATGGACCTCCCAACTCCGGCAATTCAGAGGAGCAACGAGGATTGCGTGCGTTATGGGCAAAATTTTACGGTGAAGATTACCACCCGCTTTATGACGAAGCCGTGAAGCGTGTGAAGTCGAAGGATAATAAGAGATATCTCTCGCTGTCTAGTCAGACTATCTTCGACGTCGAGAACTACATGAAAAGGACCCTTGTGACCGTGGAGATTATTCTACTCGAAGCGAACACACGCGCCGAAAAACAGAATACGACTGCCTTCATACATATTATAGGATTTGGTCTCG GTGTTTGGAGTATAATGCAGGACCAAGAAATATACTTCCTGAAAACCTTCGAAATCGCGATCAAGAAGATGAACAAAAAGCTGAGATATGTCTCGGACATAATGTTCGCGTATTTCACCCAACAGAAATGCGGCGACATTGGGAACGGCGACTATCTCGGAG ATATAAAGATACATTTCGCTCTTAGGGAGCCGCACGCCCGGTTATTCAGAGCAACGGACGCGAACAAGCTTCTAGTGGTGACGTACGCGTGGGATGGTAACGCGCTGCCAG GGAACGAATTCTGGAGCGGATTCCTTTCGTCGAGCGGTGACCCTGCCGCGGCGTGCAGCAGCCAAGTGGCTGAGCTGCACACATCCAGAATTAATCCCCGAGCTTGCGGCGCCAGCTTGCACGTGGCCTCCGCTGAACATGGTATTTTACACATATCGGATTACGCGAAACTACACCTCACTTAG
- the HLH3B gene encoding helix loop helix protein 3B: MRFPAAFVIGHLIVSYGAKTFEDRILVNLKIAKQKNSCGKFERMSRMIRRGTRKPRRVIYKFQSMLTYNGCAGGVVDTENGSPAESLLSAEGELAEEVGDSPGTPRDTEEEATLSDEFYSHDTDDEDDQGKKRRDRTNSLDGISPTGGGHLGSPTLRVGTLGVRKLFTNSRERWRQQNVSGAFAELRKLVPTHPPDKKLSKNEILRLAIRYIRLLSNVLEWQKAQDRNEIPQHEVRIKCEPAFNTQNSTVYSNKPSVAFLKQEKHISENHNAYRTNFTVQKQTQHPVSHMACDKNGNNLLMIAPSVHNMSASMNKRSVTPSAIVQNTFPPGTLTNGSLIRPPRPTTFPKSPQINVQTVNSSNILTNCSSNTNLSNNVATVNGSMSNCGQKRLKIEREDDEHSNQVKDCKTLSSSAHNVPVRKRVKVTFVKDSNPGYRNDFRNVERK; this comes from the exons ATGAGATTTCCCGCGGCTTTTGTCATCGGTCATTTAATCGTGTCATACGGCGCTAAAACGTTCGAGGATCGGATCCTTGTGAATTTAAAGatcgcgaaacaaaaaaatagttGTGGCAAATTCGAACGAATGAGTCGCATGATTCGTCGAGGTACCAGAAAACCGAGGCGAGTAATTTACAAATTCCAGTCGATGCTGACGTACAACGGCTGCGCCGGAGGTGTCGTCGACACGGAGAACGGTTCTCCAGCGGAGTCCTTGTTGTCTGCCGAAGGAGAGCTCGCCGAGGAGGTCGGGGATTCACCTGGAACGCCCAGGGACACTGAGGAAGAGGCGACGTTATCCGACGAGTTTTATTCTCACGACACGGACGACGAGGATGATCAAGGGAAGAAACGAAGGGATCGCACTAACTCT CTAGACGGCATTTCGCCCACTGGGGGTGGCCATCTCGGCTCGCCGACACTTCGAGTGGGAACTCTAGGTGTCCGGAAATTATTCACAAACAGCCGTGAACGCTGGAGACAACAGAATGTCAGCGGTGCCTTCGCCGAGCTTCGAAAATTGGTGCCCACCCATCCGCCCGATAAAAAATTATCTAAGAACGAAATTTTACGTCTGGCGATACG GTACATAAGACTGCTAAGTAACGTTCTGGAGTGGCAGAAGGCGCAGGACCGCAACGAGATCCCCCAGCACGAGGTGCGAATCAAATGCGAGCCGGCGTTCAACACACAGAATTCAACCGTATATTCAAATAAGCCGTCAGTAGCCTTTTTAAAACAAGAGAAACACATCAGCGAGAATCACAATGCCTACAGAACGAACTTTACCGTGCAAAAACAGACTCAACACCCTGTCTCCCACATGGCGTGTGATAAGAACGGCAACAACCTGCTGATGATCGCTCCCAGTGTCCACAATATGTCCGCTTCGATGAACAAAAGGAGCGTGACACCTTCAGCAATCGTTCAAAACACTTTTCCACCCGGTACATTAACTAACGGGAGTCTAATACGTCCTCCTAGGCCTACAACTTTCCCAAAGTCGCCTCAAATCAACGTGCAAACTGTAAACAGTTCGAACATCCTGACGAATTGTTCATCGAATACTAATTTGAGCAACAATGTGGCCACGGTGAACGGAAGCATGTCGAACTGTGGTCAGAAGAGGCTGAAAATTGAAAGGGAGGATGATGAACATTCTAATCAGGTGAAAGACTGCAAAACTTTATCGTCCTCTGCTCACAACGTACCAGTTAGGAAAAGAGTGAAAGTCACGTTCGTCAAAGACTCGAATCCCGGGTACCGCAACGACTTCCGGAACGTCGAGCGGAAGTAA
- the LOC143174823 gene encoding uncharacterized protein LOC143174823 isoform X1 — protein MPTTPLKIDMLEDGSRPRDWQPRRSEYKVPLRLLRLCLLGMFLPAVLVAGPMYLRYRVYSEQLYPLAVSDQRLIDAKVSTTWCQSQVIKVNATFNAYLMSEEPKVESDVQHVSMTRHLILEDDMKEYWGFYLLRGSSVTVSTCVRWPGASLTIIRGHKHLHECAFIGDDSSEELEELLEVAKENGLFLVNKTNEDKSPSNEPNKMKRVHQGIQFHHKDQALLLNNSRHAANPTAHHYNSNELDAKAMRAILTELFVKTLDTKKKQKESPHHHYEGTFVEEANIDKPPIQYSSDSILRAMADKSVEQKTTELLDKLSGKRSEIVQNQKAKSVKSERINEERGELKQNDGQRLIGEVVDELPRTPAKEATSGEVFRDVLDKISSLGLRGKKILRRLMDEIEKRPESEKLRRVVGETMNDRDLSEAEKQRRRRDLILSSPLHKELTEEDEDADVAVEEGMLHPDGIAEDRGTVNETMLNDRSNSEFWSSFSSSEERLLECDGLILNLPLTPHRHCTPKHENEHTAVSFANTVTYRVPVNGYYFFVFNSENEIQPNYVRVNFDLLKTVYNISNPVHECKNSTSECSLPFKMFSNERTVLELPLSGNDSQWNEEYVVVSTCEPRTSIYLFCIILVPLLILVFAFH, from the exons ATGCCAACGACGCCATTAAAAATAGATATGCTTG AGGATGGTTCTCGTCCGAGAGATTGGCAGCCTCGTAGATCCGAGTACAAGGTGCCGCTGAGACTGTTGCGATTATGTTTGCTTGGAATGTTTCTGCCGGCCGTGTTGGTCGCGGGACCGATGTACTTGCGATATCGCGTTTATTCCGAGCAATTGTATCCTTTAGCCGTTTCCGATCAAAGGCTCATCGACGCCAAAGTGTCAACGACTTGGTGCCAG AGTCAAGTGATCAAAGTTAACGCGACGTTCAACGCTTACCTAATGAGCGAGGAACCGAAAGTGGAGAGCGATGTGCAACACGTCTCAATGACCAGACATCTGATCCTGGAGGACGACATGAAGGAGTACTGGGGGTTCTATCTTCTCCGCGGCAGCAGCGTCACTGTCTCCACCTGTGTCAG ATGGCCTGGTGCTTCACTAACGATAATTCGCGGGCACAAACATCTTCACGAATGTGCTTTTATCGGCGACGACAGTAGCGAGGAATTAGAGGAACTTCTGGAAGTCGCCAAAGAGAACGGACTATTCTTAGTCAATAAAACGAACGAG GACAAAAGTCCAAGCAACGAGCCCAACAAAATGAAGAGAGTCCATCAGGGTATCCAGTTCCACCACAAGGACCAGGCTCTCCTTCTCAACAACTCGAGACACGCAGCGAACCCCACAGCGCACCACTACAACAGTAATGAGCTAGATGCGAAAGCGATGAGAGCAATCCTGACTGAGCTGTTCGTGAAAACCCTGGACACCAAAAAGAAGCAGAAGGAGAGCCCTCATCATCATTATGAGGGCACGTTCGTGGAGGAAGCGAACATCGATAAGCCGCCTATTCAATATTCCTCCGATTCGATTCTGCGAGCAATGGCGGACAAAAGCGTGGAACAAAAGACGACGGAACTGCTCGACAAGCTTTCGGGTAAACGAAGCGAGATTGTTCAGAATCAGAAAGCGAAAAGTGTAAAATCGGAGCGAATAAACGAAGAGCGTGgtgaattaaaacaaaatgaCGGCCAGCGGTTAATCGGAGAAGTGGTCGACGAGTTGCCAAGGACACCAGCGAAAGAAGCAACGTCTGGTGAAGTGTTTCGGGATGTTTTGGATAAAATCAGCTCGTTGGGTTTGCGCGGGAAAAAAATACTTAGGAGGCTCATGGATGAAATTGAGAAGCGTCCTGAAAGCGAGAAGTTGCGACGGGTGGTTGGCGAGACAATGAACGATCGGGATCTCTCCGAGGCCGAGAAACAGAGGAGACGAAGGGATTTGATCTTGTCATCGCCTCTTCACAAGGAACTGACCGAGGAGGATGAAGATGCCGATGTCGCTGTCGAAGAG GGTATGTTGCACCCAGATGGCATTGCCGAGGACAGAGGTACCGTGAATGAGACGATGCTGAACGACAGAAGCAACTCCGAGTTCTGGAGCTCGTTTAGCAGCTCCGAGGAACGATTGCTGGAGTGCGATGGGTTGATACTGAATCTACCCTTAACGCCGCACCGTCATTGCACACCGAAACATGAGAATGAGCACACTGCGGTTTCTTTCGCGAACACTGTTACATACAG AGTCCCCGTAAACGGTTACTATTTTTTCGTCTTCAACTCCGAGAACGAGATCCAGCCGAACTACGTGCGGGTGAACTTCGATCTTCTGAAGACCGTTTATAATATCTCGAATCCGGTCCATGAGTGCAAGAACAGCACGTCCGAGTGTTCGTTGCCGTTCAAGATGTTCAGCAATGAGAGAACGGTTCTAGAGCTACCGTTGAGCGGTAACGATTCCCAATGGAACGAGGAGTACGTGGTGGTGTCCACGTGCGAGCCGAGGACTTCGATTTATCTGTTCTGCATTATTTTGGTGCCTCTGCTCATCCTCGTGTTTGCTTTTCATTGA